One window of the Lepeophtheirus salmonis chromosome 7, UVic_Lsal_1.4, whole genome shotgun sequence genome contains the following:
- the LOC121121443 gene encoding uncharacterized protein, whose amino-acid sequence MGLFVNSLFGVISLPSGTRLLAVFYVMATILAYFLTEIILEDFANIENTVVFRATINPMTKSLTCSFFLIASFGLLFGSHMKIRLFFLPYMLSIQAIILGSLSLGIALFHKEQGDEGLKRSGSPVQKMAGIFFLSIGVLNIYFFLVILSHYVDLGETRKFRLLYKKPNNKVDNCNDLPSSPPGENQNKGRIAGKPFSSPSLSPPYDVETQSVIYLN is encoded by the exons ATGGGTTTATTTGTCAATTCTCTCTTTGGAGTTATTTCTCTTCCGAGTGGTACTCGACTCTTGGCCGTTTTTTATGTCATGGCAACTATCCTCGCATATTTTCTCACGGAGATCATTCTGGAAGACTTTGCTAATATTGAAAACACTGTCGTTTTTCGAGCTACTATCAATCCTATGACAAAGTCTCTAACTTGTTCATTCTTTCTCATTGCCTCCTTTGGACTCCTTTTTGGATCTCATATGAAA ATTCGTCTGTTTTTCCTTCCTTACATGCTCTCAATTCAAGCAATCATACTCGGTTCTCTTAGTTTGGGCATTGCCCTATTTCATAAAGAACAAGGTGACGAGGGACTCAAGAGGAGTGGATCCCCTGTTCAAAAGATGGCTGGAATATTTTTCCTTTCCATAGGAg TGCTCAACATTTACTTCTTCCTTGTCATACTAAGCCACTATGTGGATCTAGGAGAGACCAGAAAGTTCCGACTACTTTATAAAAAGCCTAATAATAAAGTGGATAACTGCAATGACCTCCCATCATCTCCTCCGGGAGAGAACCAGAATAAAGGCAGGATCGCCGGAAAACCATTTTCTTCGCCCTCTTTATCTCCTCCCTATGACGTGGAGACTCAAAGCGTTATTTATCtcaattaa